From the Pseudomonas putida genome, one window contains:
- the pap gene encoding polyphosphate:AMP phosphotransferase, with translation MFESAEIGHSIDKETYDAEVPALREALLEAQYELKQQARFPVIVLINGVEGAGKGETVKLLNEWMDPRMIDVLTFDQQTDEELARPPAWRYWRALPPKGRMGVFFGNWYSQMLQGRVHGVFKDAVLDQAIAGAERLEQMLCDEGALIIKFWFHLSKKQMKARLKSLKDDPLHSWKISPLDWQQSETYDRFVRFGERVLRRTSRDYAPWHVVEGVDPHYRSLAVGRILLDSLQAALAVNPKGKHQGNIAPLGRSIDQRNLLGALDMTLRLDKHDYQEQLVTEQARLAGLLRHKHMRRHALVAAFEGNDAAGKGGAIRRVAAALDPRQYRIVPIAAPTEEERAQPYLWRFWRHIPARGKFTIFDRSWYGRVLVERIEGFCTPADWMRAYGEINDFEEQLVNAGVVLVKFWLAIDQQTQLERFEEREQIPFKRYKITEDDWRNRDKWDDYTQAVGDMVDRTSSEIAPWTLVEANDKRWARVKVLRTINEALEAAFAKDKK, from the coding sequence ATGTTCGAATCTGCGGAAATCGGTCACAGCATCGACAAGGAAACCTACGACGCAGAAGTCCCCGCCCTGCGCGAGGCGCTGCTGGAGGCCCAGTACGAACTCAAGCAGCAGGCGCGTTTCCCGGTGATCGTGCTGATCAATGGCGTCGAAGGCGCCGGCAAGGGCGAAACGGTCAAGCTGCTCAACGAGTGGATGGACCCGCGCATGATCGACGTGCTCACCTTCGACCAGCAGACCGACGAAGAACTGGCCCGGCCCCCGGCCTGGCGCTACTGGCGAGCGCTCCCGCCGAAAGGGCGGATGGGCGTGTTCTTCGGCAACTGGTACAGCCAGATGCTCCAGGGCCGGGTGCATGGCGTGTTCAAGGATGCCGTGCTCGACCAGGCCATTGCCGGGGCCGAGCGCCTGGAGCAGATGCTCTGCGACGAAGGCGCGCTGATCATCAAGTTCTGGTTCCACCTGTCCAAGAAGCAGATGAAGGCGCGCCTGAAATCGCTCAAGGACGACCCGTTGCACAGCTGGAAGATCAGCCCGCTGGACTGGCAGCAATCGGAAACCTACGACCGTTTCGTGCGCTTCGGCGAGCGTGTGCTGCGCCGCACCAGCCGCGACTACGCACCCTGGCATGTGGTCGAGGGTGTCGACCCGCACTACCGTAGCCTGGCCGTGGGCCGCATCCTGCTCGATAGCCTGCAGGCCGCACTCGCCGTCAACCCCAAGGGCAAGCACCAGGGCAATATCGCGCCGCTGGGTCGCAGCATCGACCAGCGCAACTTGCTGGGTGCGCTGGACATGACCCTGCGCCTGGACAAGCACGACTACCAGGAACAGCTGGTCACCGAGCAGGCCCGGCTGGCTGGCCTGCTGCGCCACAAGCATATGCGCCGGCATGCCTTGGTGGCCGCCTTCGAGGGCAATGATGCGGCTGGCAAGGGCGGGGCCATCCGCCGCGTCGCCGCCGCACTCGACCCGCGACAGTACCGGATCGTGCCGATTGCCGCGCCCACCGAGGAAGAGCGGGCGCAGCCGTACCTGTGGCGCTTCTGGCGGCACATTCCGGCGCGCGGCAAGTTCACCATCTTCGACCGCTCCTGGTACGGCCGGGTGCTGGTTGAGCGCATCGAGGGGTTCTGCACGCCAGCCGACTGGATGCGCGCCTATGGCGAAATCAACGATTTCGAGGAGCAGTTGGTCAATGCGGGCGTGGTGCTGGTCAAGTTCTGGCTGGCGATCGACCAGCAGACCCAGCTGGAGCGCTTTGAAGAGCGTGAGCAGATCCCGTTCAAGCGCTACAAGATCACCGAAGACGACTGGCGCAACCGCGACAAGTGGGACGACTACACCCAGGCCGTGGGCGACATGGTCGACCGCACCAGCAGCGAGATCGCGCCCTGGACGCTGGTCGAAGCCAACGACAAGCGCTGGGCACGGGTGAAGGTGCTGCGCACGATCAACGAGGCGCTGGAGGCGGCCTTCGCCAAGGACAAGAAATAG
- a CDS encoding DMT family transporter yields the protein MHTTSGRWGYGLFLALLTALLWGVLPIKLKQVLQVVDPMTVTWYRLLVSGGVLFAWLAAQRRLPSLRKLAPKGRALIVVAVFGLMGNYVLYLIGLNLLSPGTAQLVVQMGPVLLLVASVLVFKERFSLGQGIGLLVLLGGFGLFFNQRLEELLTSLGAYTTGVLTVLLATSIWVFYALSQKQLLTVWHSQQVMMVIYLSCAALLTPWVHPLEALQLTPVQGWLLLACCLNTLVAYGAFAEALAHWEASRVSATLALTPLVTFVAVALAAVVWPEYVQAEDINTLGYVGAVTVVAGSSLVALGPSLVAGWKARRARLA from the coding sequence ATGCACACAACTTCCGGCCGTTGGGGCTACGGCCTGTTCCTGGCACTGCTGACCGCGCTGCTCTGGGGCGTCCTGCCGATCAAACTCAAGCAGGTACTGCAGGTGGTCGACCCGATGACCGTCACCTGGTACCGCCTGCTGGTCTCCGGCGGTGTGCTGTTCGCCTGGCTGGCGGCCCAGCGGCGCCTGCCTTCGCTGCGCAAGCTGGCACCCAAGGGCAGGGCCCTGATCGTGGTGGCCGTGTTCGGGCTGATGGGCAACTACGTGTTGTACCTGATCGGCCTGAACCTGCTGAGCCCTGGCACCGCCCAGCTGGTGGTGCAGATGGGGCCAGTGCTGTTGCTGGTGGCTAGCGTTCTGGTATTCAAGGAGCGCTTCAGCCTGGGGCAGGGCATCGGCCTGCTGGTGCTGCTGGGCGGTTTTGGCCTGTTCTTCAACCAGCGCCTGGAAGAGTTGCTGACTTCGCTGGGCGCATACACCACGGGGGTCCTGACCGTCCTGCTGGCCACCAGCATCTGGGTGTTCTATGCCCTGAGCCAGAAGCAGCTGCTGACGGTATGGCATTCGCAGCAGGTGATGATGGTCATCTACCTGAGCTGTGCGGCGCTGCTGACGCCTTGGGTGCATCCGCTGGAGGCGCTGCAATTGACGCCGGTGCAGGGGTGGCTGCTGCTGGCCTGTTGCCTGAACACCCTGGTGGCGTATGGCGCGTTTGCCGAGGCGCTGGCGCACTGGGAGGCATCGCGGGTGAGTGCCACGCTGGCGCTGACACCGCTGGTGACCTTTGTCGCGGTGGCGCTGGCGGCTGTGGTGTGGCCGGAATATGTGCAGGCCGAGGATATCAATACCCTGGGCTATGTGGGGGCGGTGACGGTGGTGGCGGGCTCTAGCCTGGTGGCTCTGGGGCCTTCGCTGGTGGCCGGGTGGAAGGCCAGAAGAGCGCGCCTGGCATAG